The Anomalospiza imberbis isolate Cuckoo-Finch-1a 21T00152 chromosome 7, ASM3175350v1, whole genome shotgun sequence genome has a window encoding:
- the ARL4C gene encoding ADP-ribosylation factor-like protein 4C isoform X1, with product MGNISSNISAFQSLHIVMLGLDSAGKTTVLYRLKFNEFVNTVPTIGFNTEKIRLSNGTAKGISCHFWDVGGQEKLRPLWKSYSRCTDGIIYVVDSVDVDRLEEAKTELHKVTKFAENQGTPLLVIANKQDLPKSLPVAEIEKQLALHELTPSTTYHIQPACAIIGEGLTEGMDKLYEMILKRRKSLKQKKKRTDNSGDNKAAPASRAQIPELPSPTAPCS from the exons ATGGGGAACATCTCCTCCAACATCTCCGCCTTCCAGTCCCTGCACATCGTCATGCTGGGCCTGGATTCGGCGGGCAAGACCACGGTGCTCTACCGCCTCAAGTTCAACGAGTTCGTCAACACCGTGCCCACCATCGGCTTCAACACGGAGAAGATCCGGCTCAGCAACGGGACGGCCAAGGGCATCAGCTGCCACTTCTGGGACGTGGGCGGCCAGGAGAAGCTGCGCCCGCTCTGGAAGTCCTACAGCCGCTGCACCGATGGCATCATCTACGTGGTGGACTCAGTGGACGTGGACCGGCTGGAGGAAGCCAAAACGGAGCTGCACAAGGTGACCAAGTTCGCGGAGAACCAGGGCACCCCGCTGCTGGTCATCGCCAACAAGCAGGACCTGCCCAAATCGCTGCCGGTGGCCGAGATCGAGAAGCAGCTGGCCCTCCACGAGCTGACCCCTTCCACCACCTACCACATCCAGCCCGCCTGCGCCATCATCGGCGAGGGGCTGACGGAGGGCATGGACAAGCTCTACGAGATGATCCTCAAGCGCAGGAAGTCCCTCAAGCAGAAGAAGAAGCG GACAGACAATAGTGGTGATAACAAAGCGGCTCCCGCCAGCCGAGCCCAGATCCCGGAGCTCCCCTCGCCCACCGCCCCGTGCTCCTGA
- the ARL4C gene encoding ADP-ribosylation factor-like protein 4C isoform X2, which yields MGNISSNISAFQSLHIVMLGLDSAGKTTVLYRLKFNEFVNTVPTIGFNTEKIRLSNGTAKGISCHFWDVGGQEKLRPLWKSYSRCTDGIIYVVDSVDVDRLEEAKTELHKVTKFAENQGTPLLVIANKQDLPKSLPVAEIEKQLALHELTPSTTYHIQPACAIIGEGLTEGMDKLYEMILKRRKSLKQKKKRQ from the exons ATGGGGAACATCTCCTCCAACATCTCCGCCTTCCAGTCCCTGCACATCGTCATGCTGGGCCTGGATTCGGCGGGCAAGACCACGGTGCTCTACCGCCTCAAGTTCAACGAGTTCGTCAACACCGTGCCCACCATCGGCTTCAACACGGAGAAGATCCGGCTCAGCAACGGGACGGCCAAGGGCATCAGCTGCCACTTCTGGGACGTGGGCGGCCAGGAGAAGCTGCGCCCGCTCTGGAAGTCCTACAGCCGCTGCACCGATGGCATCATCTACGTGGTGGACTCAGTGGACGTGGACCGGCTGGAGGAAGCCAAAACGGAGCTGCACAAGGTGACCAAGTTCGCGGAGAACCAGGGCACCCCGCTGCTGGTCATCGCCAACAAGCAGGACCTGCCCAAATCGCTGCCGGTGGCCGAGATCGAGAAGCAGCTGGCCCTCCACGAGCTGACCCCTTCCACCACCTACCACATCCAGCCCGCCTGCGCCATCATCGGCGAGGGGCTGACGGAGGGCATGGACAAGCTCTACGAGATGATCCTCAAGCGCAGGAAGTCCCTCAAGCAGAAGAAGAAGCG ACAATAG